Proteins encoded in a region of the Ralstonia pseudosolanacearum genome:
- a CDS encoding DUF3305 domain-containing protein has product MDTPAEPLPTERPSVRVAVVLCRRPTGNRWQPFQWRLEAVVPDLGEFGAVPRCLDRTDAAERWLTPGFGVTLFHDEAEGYYLNATAATPCWFVLWRMGEPGTAEAGRAVPHTVSLSYNEAGRWLDGGETVENVPLDAASLAWLRAYVEQNYRPEPKKRRRPESFLSPEDRAKY; this is encoded by the coding sequence GTGGACACGCCCGCCGAGCCGCTGCCGACCGAACGCCCGTCCGTGCGCGTGGCGGTGGTGTTGTGCCGCCGGCCGACGGGCAACCGCTGGCAGCCGTTCCAGTGGCGGCTGGAGGCGGTGGTGCCCGACCTGGGCGAGTTCGGCGCGGTGCCGCGCTGCCTGGACCGCACCGATGCGGCCGAGCGCTGGCTCACGCCCGGCTTCGGCGTCACGCTGTTCCACGACGAGGCCGAGGGCTACTATCTGAACGCGACCGCCGCCACGCCGTGCTGGTTCGTGCTGTGGCGCATGGGCGAGCCGGGCACGGCGGAGGCCGGCCGGGCCGTTCCGCATACGGTGTCGCTCAGCTATAACGAGGCCGGCCGCTGGCTCGATGGCGGCGAGACGGTCGAGAACGTGCCGCTGGATGCCGCGTCGCTCGCATGGCTGCGAGCCTACGTGGAGCAGAACTACCGGCCGGAGCCGAAGAAGCGGCGGCGACCGGAGTCGTTCCTGTCGCCGGAAGACCGCGCGAAATATTGA
- a CDS encoding DUF3306 domain-containing protein: MSESSFLSRWSRRKAADRRGEPEPEPAPPAEVPAAGVVAPAPAPAAEPVPEAPPPTLDDAAKLTPADDFAPFVARGVDETVKRAALKKLFADPRFNVMDGLDTYIDDYSQPDPIPPAMLRELRQAAELRLFEPLDEAGAEPVASEVGSAPEAPAATADEANEAPVQPAPPPAGPEASAQATPHSDDKPSSVE, translated from the coding sequence ATGAGCGAGTCGTCCTTCCTGTCCCGCTGGTCGCGCCGCAAGGCCGCCGACCGGCGCGGCGAGCCGGAGCCCGAACCGGCGCCGCCGGCCGAGGTGCCGGCTGCCGGTGTTGTCGCGCCTGCGCCCGCGCCGGCTGCCGAGCCGGTCCCCGAGGCCCCGCCGCCCACGCTTGACGATGCCGCCAAGCTGACCCCCGCCGACGATTTCGCGCCCTTCGTCGCGCGCGGCGTGGACGAGACCGTCAAGCGCGCCGCGCTCAAGAAGCTGTTTGCCGATCCGCGCTTCAACGTGATGGATGGGCTCGATACCTATATCGACGATTATTCGCAGCCCGACCCGATTCCGCCCGCGATGCTGCGGGAATTGCGGCAGGCGGCGGAACTGCGTCTGTTCGAGCCGCTCGACGAGGCGGGGGCGGAACCGGTGGCATCCGAAGTGGGAAGCGCGCCTGAAGCGCCGGCCGCGACGGCGGACGAGGCGAACGAAGCGCCCGTCCAGCCTGCTCCGCCACCGGCCGGGCCGGAGGCGTCCGCCCAGGCAACCCCGCATAGCGACGACAAACCGTCCTCCGTAGAATAG
- a CDS encoding 4Fe-4S binding protein, producing the protein MPTLVCSCNHTMPLDADAVSDGLRASGAPIDAPGQTHHLLCRREIGAFTQALDGAEDVIVACTQEAALFTEVAAQQGGVTAPIHFVNVRETGGWSAGARRDARGFHAKAAALLAVAGLPAPDPVPVVDYRSDGSLLIVGSAERALPWAERLADQLSVTVLATGRDRGAGPLSPPMARRWPIQAGERVQVSGWLGAFEVQWQSRNPIDLDRCTHCNACIDVCPEDAIDTLYQIDLEACRDHRDCVKACGEAMAIDFGRLDAPQTVSGRFDLIFDLNDAPAFAQHQPPQGYFHAGADAGRQLTASLALLQLVGEFEKPRFFEYKASICAHGRNGQVGCDACVRVCSAAAIASQWKDGRGSVHVTPNLCVGCGACTTACPTGALTYAYPSAPYQGRKLKTLLSTHAAAGGRDAVVLLHNGGRGRALIEQLGRAARTGKAQGVPVNVLPVEVFHAASTGLDLWLSALAYGAARIAILLTEDDAPQYRAMLAEQAAVARAVLAGLGEPDDAAGVVLIDVPDAGALDARLNAAEVCGPVQGFRADMPPATFAVAAAKRETLAFALDHLARHAGAADAVIPLPAGAPFGAIEVDRARCTLCMACVSACPSQALRDQAERPVLSMIERNCVQCGLCDTTCPEDAIALVPRLNLSAEARQPVVLNETEPFHCIRCGKPFGTAQMVAAMMARLGAHPAFAGAAGERLKMCGDCRVIDMLERGEQPGATP; encoded by the coding sequence ATGCCCACGCTGGTCTGTAGTTGCAATCACACGATGCCGCTCGACGCCGACGCGGTGAGCGACGGGCTGCGCGCGTCCGGTGCGCCCATCGATGCGCCCGGCCAGACGCATCACCTGCTGTGCCGCCGCGAGATCGGTGCCTTCACCCAGGCCCTGGACGGCGCCGAGGATGTGATCGTCGCTTGTACGCAGGAGGCCGCGCTGTTCACCGAGGTGGCCGCTCAGCAGGGCGGCGTGACGGCGCCGATCCATTTCGTCAACGTGCGCGAGACGGGTGGATGGTCGGCGGGGGCGCGGCGGGATGCGCGCGGCTTCCACGCCAAGGCCGCGGCGTTGCTGGCGGTCGCCGGCTTGCCGGCGCCGGACCCGGTGCCCGTGGTCGATTACCGTTCCGACGGCAGCCTGCTGATCGTCGGCTCGGCCGAGCGCGCGCTGCCCTGGGCCGAGCGCCTGGCCGACCAGTTGAGCGTGACCGTGCTGGCGACCGGCCGCGATCGCGGCGCCGGCCCGCTGTCGCCGCCGATGGCGCGTCGCTGGCCGATCCAGGCGGGCGAGCGGGTGCAGGTGAGCGGCTGGCTCGGGGCCTTCGAGGTGCAGTGGCAAAGCCGCAATCCGATCGACCTGGACCGCTGCACGCACTGCAACGCCTGCATCGATGTCTGCCCGGAAGACGCCATCGACACGCTCTACCAGATCGACCTGGAGGCCTGCCGCGACCATCGCGACTGCGTCAAGGCATGCGGCGAGGCGATGGCCATCGACTTCGGGCGGCTCGACGCGCCGCAGACCGTCTCCGGCCGGTTCGACCTGATCTTCGACCTGAACGACGCGCCGGCCTTCGCGCAGCACCAGCCGCCGCAGGGCTACTTCCATGCCGGCGCCGACGCCGGCCGCCAGCTCACCGCGTCGCTGGCGCTGCTCCAGCTGGTGGGCGAGTTCGAGAAGCCCCGGTTCTTCGAGTACAAGGCCTCGATCTGCGCGCACGGCCGCAATGGCCAGGTCGGCTGCGATGCCTGCGTGCGAGTCTGCTCGGCCGCGGCGATCGCGTCGCAGTGGAAGGATGGGCGCGGCAGCGTGCACGTCACGCCCAATCTGTGCGTCGGCTGCGGTGCGTGCACCACGGCATGCCCGACCGGCGCGCTGACTTATGCCTACCCGAGCGCGCCGTACCAGGGGCGCAAGCTGAAGACGCTGCTGTCGACCCATGCGGCGGCGGGCGGGCGCGACGCGGTGGTCCTGCTGCACAACGGCGGCCGCGGTCGCGCGCTGATCGAGCAGCTCGGCCGCGCCGCGCGGACCGGCAAGGCGCAGGGCGTGCCGGTCAACGTGCTGCCGGTCGAGGTGTTCCACGCGGCATCGACGGGGCTCGATCTGTGGCTGTCGGCGCTGGCCTATGGGGCGGCACGCATCGCCATCCTGCTGACCGAGGACGATGCGCCGCAGTATCGCGCCATGCTTGCCGAACAGGCGGCGGTGGCCCGGGCCGTGCTGGCGGGGCTGGGCGAGCCGGACGACGCGGCCGGCGTGGTGCTGATCGATGTGCCGGATGCCGGTGCGCTCGATGCCCGTCTCAATGCCGCCGAGGTGTGCGGTCCCGTGCAGGGCTTCCGGGCTGACATGCCGCCCGCCACGTTTGCTGTGGCCGCCGCCAAGCGCGAGACGCTCGCGTTCGCGCTCGACCACCTGGCGCGCCATGCCGGGGCGGCCGACGCTGTGATTCCGCTGCCGGCCGGCGCGCCGTTCGGCGCCATCGAGGTGGACCGCGCGCGCTGCACGCTGTGCATGGCCTGTGTGAGCGCCTGCCCGTCGCAGGCGCTGCGCGATCAGGCCGAGCGGCCGGTGCTGTCGATGATCGAGCGCAACTGCGTCCAATGCGGCCTGTGCGACACCACCTGTCCCGAAGACGCCATCGCGCTGGTGCCGCGGCTGAACCTGTCGGCCGAGGCACGCCAGCCGGTCGTGCTCAATGAGACCGAGCCGTTTCATTGCATCCGCTGCGGCAAGCCGTTCGGCACGGCGCAGATGGTCGCCGCCATGATGGCGCGGCTCGGCGCCCATCCGGCCTTTGCCGGCGCGGCGGGCGAGCGCCTGAAGATGTGCGGCGACTGCCGCGTGATCGACATGCTGGAGCGGGGCGAGCAGCCTGGCGCCACGCCCTGA
- a CDS encoding TorD/DmsD family molecular chaperone, whose amino-acid sequence MTDAQPLQFQLAATPADSAEDLARADLYGLLATLLYRAPDAGLLQRIAAAPLDPADAAAADPADAEAAAGSALTQAWRRLVARAGQTTAAQADDEYTELFIGVGKPEVFLYGSYYQAGFLNEKPLVVLRADLRRYGLERAEGITETEDHLATLCEVMRYLIGGEDAAVAHVAEQRAFFERHLAPWAESACDAVLQHPRAAFYAGVAGLAKAFFEVERLALELA is encoded by the coding sequence ATGACCGACGCCCAGCCCCTGCAGTTCCAGCTCGCCGCCACGCCCGCCGACAGCGCGGAGGACCTCGCCCGCGCCGACCTGTACGGTCTGCTGGCGACGCTGCTGTATCGCGCGCCGGATGCCGGCTTGCTGCAGCGCATCGCCGCCGCGCCGCTGGATCCGGCCGACGCCGCAGCAGCCGATCCCGCCGACGCGGAAGCGGCCGCCGGCAGCGCCCTGACGCAGGCGTGGCGTCGTCTGGTCGCCCGCGCCGGCCAGACCACCGCCGCGCAGGCCGACGATGAATACACCGAGCTGTTCATCGGCGTGGGCAAGCCGGAGGTGTTCCTGTACGGCTCGTATTACCAGGCCGGCTTCCTCAACGAGAAGCCGCTGGTGGTGCTGCGCGCCGACCTGCGCCGCTACGGCCTGGAACGTGCCGAGGGCATCACCGAGACCGAAGACCACCTCGCCACGCTGTGCGAGGTGATGCGCTACCTGATCGGCGGGGAGGATGCCGCCGTGGCGCACGTGGCGGAGCAGCGCGCGTTCTTCGAGCGCCACCTGGCGCCGTGGGCCGAGTCCGCCTGCGATGCCGTGCTGCAGCATCCGCGCGCCGCGTTCTATGCCGGGGTGGCGGGGCTGGCGAAGGCGTTTTTTGAAGTCGAGCGGCTCGCCCTCGAACTGGCGTGA